From Ipomoea triloba cultivar NCNSP0323 chromosome 5, ASM357664v1, the proteins below share one genomic window:
- the LOC116020727 gene encoding protein EXPRESSION OF TERPENOIDS 1-like, whose amino-acid sequence MAGFFSLSGGGGGGRGGATANSQDHRESSSQPNEINPESWFLYRNDQEMAPAAYKGFELWQDQPAAAHQIRHHHQINPLQDLYSSAVGLGVGPSRSAAAAAIDEHSRSAAFMTMMRTGAGSAAAGGISCQDCGNQAKKDCSHMRCRTCCKSRGFQCQTHVKSTWVPAAKRRERQQQLAALQQSQENNNNQQSLQLRSSSSRELTPKRHREDPSTNNSSLVCARLPSSTPGLEVGNFPAKVSLTAAFQCVRMRSVDDGDDQYAYQAAVNIGGHVFKGILYDEGPESQYLTAGESSSGGGSGGTAAAEHNLLPSTAATSAATTAAATASDHQGSGYVDPASIYPAPLSTFMAGTFFPPPARS is encoded by the exons ATGGCGGGTTTCTTTTCCCTgagcggtggcggtggcggaggAAGAGGAGGCGCCACCGCTAACAGCCAGGACCACCGGGAAAGCAGCAGCCAACCCAACGAAATCAACCCGGAAAGTTGGTTTCTCTACCGGAACGACCAGGAAATGGCGCCGGCGGCATACAAAGGCTTCGAGCTCTGGCAAGATCAACCGGCGGCGGCGCATCAAATTCGCCACCACCACCAAATCAACCCATTGCAAGATCTTTACTCCTCCGCCGTGGGCCTCGGCGTGGGGCCGAGCCgcagcgccgccgccgccgcgatCGACGAGCATTCCAGGTCGGCGGCGTTCATGACCATGATGCGCACCGGCGCCGGCTCAGCCGCCGCCGGCGGGATCAGCTGCCAGGACTGCGGCAATCAAGCCAAGAAAGACTGCTCTCACATGCGGTGTAGGACTTGCTGTAAGAGCCGCGGGTTTCAGTGCCAAACCCACGTCAAGAGCACCTGGGTCCCGGCGGCGAAACGCCGCGAACGGCAGCAACAACTCGCCGCGTTACAACAATCCCAAGAAAATAACAATAATCAGCAAAGCCTTCAGCTTCGCAGTAGCAGCAGCAGAGAATTAACCCCCAAAAGACACAGAGAAGATCCATCCACTAATAATTCCTCTCTTGTTTGTGCCCGTTTGCCCTCATCCACACCTG GGTTAGAAGTGGGGAATTTTCCGGCGAAAGTGAGTCTCACGGCGGCATTCCAGTGCGTGCGGATGAGGTCGGTGGACGACGGGGACGATCAGTACGCGTACCAAGCGGCGGTGAATATAGGCGGCCACGTGTTCAAGGGAATTCTGTACGACGAAGGGCCGGAGAGCCAGTATTTGACGGCGGGGGAGAGCTCTTCCGGCGGCGGCAGCGGCGGCACCGCCGCGGCCGAACACAATTTGCTCCCTAGCACCGCCGCAACCTCCGCCGCCACTAcggcggcggcgacggcgaGTGATCATCAAGGATCGGGGTATGTGGACCCCGCTTCTATATATCCTGCTCCGCTTAGCACATTCATGGCTGGTACGTTCTTCCCACCTCCTGCAAGATCTTAG